Within Sorghum bicolor cultivar BTx623 chromosome 2, Sorghum_bicolor_NCBIv3, whole genome shotgun sequence, the genomic segment TGACAACGTTCGACACGCTGGCCATGGAACCGGCCAAGAAGAAAGATCATGGACGACCTCGACGCGTTCCGAATTAGACGGATCTATATAGATAGTATAAGGTGCGAGCGCACCcacaaaaaatattaaaaatatagtAATTATGATTAAATTTTTCGGTCGCAGTCCTTCTTCCTTCCTCCTTCTCTCCTTCACTTTCCCGGCCCATTCCCTTCACTCTCTCCTCTTCCCCACCTGGGCCAGCCCCAACTCCGCCTCCCTCTCCTCACTGACATAATGGCCCTAGcgtcatttttttttttgtagaaATCAAGTTGTTGGAACATAGAGTTGCACAAAACAATAGTACTCCTACAATtgcaaattaaaaagttttcacGGTCCAAGTCAGGCCAGTCACCGTGACTCGTCAGGCATAATCTCAACAAGGGAACCCAGAAACGCTGAagtatgctgctgctgctgctgctttagCAGTTAGCACTGGTCAAGGCCACACGTCTCTTGTGAAACCTTCTCCTGTCACAAGCACGAGGCCTGCTGTTTTCCGGAGCGCAAGCCGTGCATCCCATGCACATCCACGCATGTTTCCACACGGTACATCGCAGTAGTCTAATGAGCAGAACAGCAGATCCTGGCCTCTCTCACACTTCAATTCACCATAtttctgcttaatgaaatacatgCCGCGTATGTTCTCGGTTTTTTTTTGGGCCATGTTTGATGTTTTGCTCAAACTGAAGATGTACCAATAAACAAGGCTGCTAGCTAGTTCAATGCATGTTTGAAGATGGAGAAACTCCTTATTAAACCACCCAGCACATTACAAATGCAACTCCAACATGATTGGATTAATTGCTGCAGCTACCAAGTTACCAACACAACAAGACGCACTTAAACAAACGACATTGTTATCGAAGGCCTAATCTTGTATCTCCTCCTTGGCCTGGACCACGACGTCGCTGCGACTGGCGCCGCCGGTCTTGGCCTTGGCCTTGGCCTTCTTCTGCAGCGCCGCCACCAGGCCGGTCAGGCACGagtccacgccgccgccgccaccgtcgcCGTCGTTGGCGCGCTTGGGCGTCAGGAGCTCGGCGACGTCGGCGGTGGTGATGTCGATCTCGCGCAGCAGCACGCGGACGTCGTCGAACACAGGGTGCGCGTCCACGGCGAGGTAGTTCCTCGCCAGGACCTTGAAGGCCTCGAAGCAGCAGTAGGACATCTCGATGTGCTTGTCCATGCGGCCGCGCCGGACCATCGCCGGGTCCAGCCGCTCCACGTGGTTCGTCGTGAGCACGATGACGCGCTCGCCGCCGCACGCCGACCAGAGGCCGTCGATGAAGTTGAGCAGGCCGGAGAGCGTCACCTTACTGGCTGTCGCGTCGCGGGCTGACGAATGCTCGCCCTCGGTCGTCGGCGCCTTcggcctcttcttcttcttgctgcGCTTGCCGGTGAGGTCGAGGGAGCAGTCGATGTCCTCGATGACGATGATGGACTTGCCCCTGGTCTCGATGAACATGCGCCGGAGGTCCTTGTTGGTGGCCACGGACGTGAGCTCGATGTCGTAGATGTCGTAGTCGAGGTAGTTGGCCATGGCGGCGATCATGGACGACTTGCCCGTGCCCGGCGGGCCGTGCAGGAGGTACCCGCGCTTCCACGCTTTGCCGATGCGCGCGTAGTACTCCTTCCCGTTCCGGAACGCGTCGAGGTCGGCCATGATCTCCCGCTTCTTGGCCGGGTCCATGGCCAGCGTGTCGAACGTCGACGGGTGCTCGAACACCACGTGCCTCCACATCGAGCACCACCCGCCGCCGGCGTTGGTGAAGAGCTTCCGTTGCCGTCCGGCGACCATGACGGCGCGGCCCTCGCGGCAGACGTGGGGGAGGTACGAGTCCACGACGAGCTCGCGGTGGCGCCGGTGGAACACGAGCCGGTACGTGCGTCCGCCGTCGTCGACGTCGTCGCGGCCGTCTGAGCCACGGTGGCGTCCGGCGGACGCGGGCACGGAGTGCCACCACACGGTGGCGCCGCGGAACACGTCGCTGACCTCCTCGTTGTCGCCCATGCTGAGCAAGAAGCGGTCCCGGCCGCTGCTGGCGGGCGCGCTCTCGGCCCGGAGCGCCCGTGCCCAGCGCGCGCACCGGTGGCTCAGGTAGGCCTTGGCGTGCTCGTACAGGTCCCCGCAGCCCTTCATCCGCTCCCCGCCGTCGTGCTCGGCGACGGTGTGCGGTCGTGCTTTTCCCGTTCGACGAGCCCCAGGAGCCGCTGCGCGTGGCGACGCAGGAAGCTGGCGGCGAAGCTGCGTAGCTGCTCGTGTGGGAGGAGGTAGGAGCGCACCATGCTCCACGCGAGCATCGCGCCGGCGAGCGCTGACCAGGGCGAAACCGGCGCtgggttcttcttcttcatgcTTCTTGGGCGCGGCGGCATGTTGTGTTGCAGGCTGCAGGCTCTGGACTGTGGACTGTGGCGTGACTCTGAATTCATCCGGTCAAAGCTGGCCAGGTTCCAGCGGTACGGCAGGCCCATTCCAGCCAGAACCCAGGATGATTTTAGTCAACCAAACATCCAAAAACTGACCCAAATGAGCCATGGCCAAGGTGGGctaccaaccaaacacacccatagAGACGAACGGTCGATAGCTGTCAGGTTGTGGGCCCCATGGCCATAGGCTTTCTGTCTTTGGACATATTGCTCGTTTTGTAGTTGTAACTTGTAAGGATGGCGATGAGAGCTCTAAATTGATATTCATAGTCCTTTTCTAGTCTAatttaataaaatataaaataaataaataatgagaaaaaaattatttatttagttcattaaattAAATAGAGAATAATCATAAATACCCGTTTAGACCACTATTCTCATCCTTACACCCATGTTACTGCTTCAACCATTGCAGCGAGTAACTGCATTTTGTGTCAAATTAAAGGTTATTTTAAATTTTAGAATGTATTGTTcgttgttgatttgttgtgagaaatgTGTACCTTTGTTTTGTCTGTTCTAGCAGGATatcctgttcgcttgagcttatcaactGAATCCATCagtaatatttttttctcacaataaatcagcaaccAGTATTTTCTGTCATAGCTTTTCAGCAAGATAGGGCTGCCAAGGCACCGGAACTGGTGTGAAGCACAACACTAAGTATTCAGAATTTCAGATGAAGAACAGCAGTGAACCGAGGGCGAATTTGGTTAGTGTTCTTGTCTCACTCCACCTCTGAACCTCTACACTCAGCCAATGCCAACTAATTAATCCATCCATAGAGAAGGCCAAACAATAACAAAACACCTTACGAGTGTCTCTAAGCACAGATTGACCAAAGAAGGATAATCAAACAAGGTTAACTCAATTCATGTCTGAAGATGAACCTAAAGTCACAGACCACTACAGTACATTAGGAATAATGCAACTCCCATAAGGATTGCAACATAACACAGGATGCAGTTAAACAAACGACATCTTGGATCAGCTAGGTCTACTCATCCTCCActacctcctcgtcgtcgtggaTGACGATGCTGCAACTGGCGCCACAGGCCTCAGCCGTGGTGGCCTTCTTGGCCACCTGCAGCGCCTTCACGAGGTTGGCGAGGCACGagtcctcggcggcggcggcggcggcgcacttGGGCGTCAGGAGCTCGGCGACGTCGGCGGGCGTCATGTCCACCTCCTGCAGCAGCGCCCGGACGTCGTCGAACAGAGGGTGGGCGTCCACGGCGAGGTAGTTCCTGGCCAGCAACTTGAAGGCCTCGAAGCAGCAGTAGGACATCTCGATGTGCTTGTCCATGCGGCCGCGCCGGATCAGCGCCGGGTCCAGCCGCTCCACGTGGTTCGTCGTGAACACGATGATGCGCTCGCCGCCGCACGCCGACCAGAGGCCGTCGATGAAGTTGAGCAGGCCGGAGAGCGTCACTTTACTGGCTGTCGCGTCGCGGGGTGAGGACTGCTCGCCCTcggacgccggcggcggcgccttcGTCACGTCATCGTCGGCGGGACCGGGACCGGGAACCAGCACCGGCGCCTTCTTCGGCTTCTTCTTGCTGCGGTTGCCGGTGAGGTCGAGGGAGCAGTCGATGTCCTCGATGACGATGATGGACTTGCCCTTCGTCTCGATGAACATGCGCCGGAGGTCGGTGTTGGTGGCCACGGATGTCAGCTCGATGTCGTAGATGTTGTAGTCGAGGTAGTTGGCCATGGCGGCGATCATGGTGGACTTGCCCGTCCCCGGCGGGCCGTACAGGAGGTAGCCGCGCTTCCACGCCTTGCCGATGCGCGCGTAGTAGTCCTTCCCGTTCCGGAACGCGTCGAGGTCGTCCATGATCTCCCGCTTCTTAGCCGGGTCCATGGCCAGCGTGTCGAACGTCGACGGGTGCTCGAACACCACGTGCCTCCAGTTCCCGTACCTGTTGCCAAGAAGAACAGAGCACGGCGGCGCAGGGGTTAATCGCGAGGAAATCAAGCACTGACCACCAGTGCGTGGTCCGGCTCCGGCCGGCCGGACAACAACAATAGGTCCCGTCCCGGCCCACCTGtcgccggagttggtgaagagctTCCGGCGGCGGTTGGCGGCCATGATGGCGCGGCCCTCGCGGCAGACATGGGGAAGGTAGGACTCGACGACGAGGTCGCGGTGGCGCTGGTGGAACACGAGGCGGTACGTGCGGCCGGCGCCGTCCaggacgacgccgccgccgccgccgccgccgccgtaccACGTGATGGGACCATGGTGGCGGGAGGGCGACGGCACGGAGTGCCACCACACGGTGGCGCCGCGGAACTCGTCGGTGACCTCCTCGTTGTCGCCCAGGGTGAGCACGAAGCGGTCGGCGTTGCGCGCGGGCTCGGCGCGGAGCGCCCGCGCACGGCGCGCGCACCGGTGGCTGAGGTACGCTTTGGCATGCTCGTACACGTCCCCGCGCTTCAGCCGCTCGCCGTCGTACTCGGCGACGGTGACGGTGAGGTAAGGGTCGGCGAGCGCCACAAGCCACCGCGCGTGGCGCCGGAGGAAGCGcccggcgaagtggtccagcaGCTGGCGCGGGAGGTAGGGCCGCAGCATGCTCCACACGAGCATCACGCCGGCGAGCGACGACCAGAGGCCGCCGATCTGCTCCAGCAGCCCAGGCGAGACCGGCGCCGGACTCTTCATGGCTCTCGGTCTCGGGTGTGGCGGCATGTGGGCACTCCTCTGCTGTGCACTGCGGAACGTGGACTGTGCTGTGCACTACCGGGTGGTGGATATGTGGAGAAGAAAAGGTGCCTGTCAGGGTGTGGGACCCACTGGCTGCCGTTGCTCAATGCTCGTACTTGCCAATGGGTTCGGCCTTCTGCGGCGTCCTCTGATTTTGGACATTTTGCTCGTGATTAACTGAGCAGCATAAGCTCCAAAGGACTTCTCAATACTAGGCCTCCTTTAGTTTCCGAGAAATTTTATAAAATcagatttcttgtcacatcgaattttacggcagatatagagcattaaatataaattaacaaaataactaattatatagtttgttcgTAATTTAGGAGATAattttttgaacctaattaatttatgattagacaatatttgttaaatgtaaatgaaagtgctacaatgttctCGGTCGTACGATTATTATAGTGGGAACCCATGAAGCCTTAAAATAACCGGCTCGTTGAGATCTTGTCCATGGTTTATTTTAGATTTTGTGAAAGTTGGAACCATTTTTGCTACAGTGGTCAATGATGTTCAACAATGCATTCAAAGTTTGTGCTAGACACAGTGGAAGCCTGATGAAATGGAGCCTTAGTATACATGCTTGATTCATGCATTGTGTTTCAATTATGCCCCACCTAGCTACTAGCGTGGCATACGAAATACTGCCTCCGCCACATGGTATTCGATCTTTCATGCAAAATGAACCGTAGTTTCTTGACGTCGTGTCACCAATCTACGCCTGGTGCGGCTACCCCTAATTGTTACTCCATCTATCCCTGTAATTAAGCTGTaacttctagagttgtcttaagtcaaattttaaaaattttgaccaaatttatagaaaaaaata encodes:
- the LOC8063668 gene encoding AAA-ATPase At3g28600 encodes the protein MDSVDKLKRTGYPARTDKTKLLAAMVEAVTWVVTPQSTVQSLQPATQHAAAPKKHEEEEPSAGFALVSARRRDARVEHGALLPPPTRAATQLRRQLPASPRAAAPGARRTGKARPHTVAEHDGGERMKGCGDLYEHAKAYLSHRCARWARALRAESAPASSGRDRFLLSMGDNEEVSDVFRGATVWWHSVPASAGRHRGSDGRDDVDDGGRTYRLVFHRRHRELVVDSYLPHVCREGRAVMVAGRQRKLFTNAGGGWCSMWRHVVFEHPSTFDTLAMDPAKKREIMADLDAFRNGKEYYARIGKAWKRGYLLHGPPGTGKSSMIAAMANYLDYDIYDIELTSVATNKDLRRMFIETRGKSIIVIEDIDCSLDLTGKRSKKKKRPKAPTTEGEHSSARDATASKVTLSGLLNFIDGLWSACGGERVIVLTTNHVERLDPAMVRRGRMDKHIEMSYCCFEAFKVLARNYLAVDAHPVFDDVRVLLREIDITTADVAELLTPKRANDGDGGGGGVDSCLTGLVAALQKKAKAKAKTGGASRSDVVVQAKEEIQD
- the LOC8075076 gene encoding AAA-ATPase ASD, mitochondrial, producing the protein MLVWSMLRPYLPRQLLDHFAGRFLRRHARWLVALADPYLTVTVAEYDGERLKRGDVYEHAKAYLSHRCARRARALRAEPARNADRFVLTLGDNEEVTDEFRGATVWWHSVPSPSRHHGPITWYGGGGGGGGVVLDGAGRTYRLVFHQRHRDLVVESYLPHVCREGRAIMAANRRRKLFTNSGDRYGNWRHVVFEHPSTFDTLAMDPAKKREIMDDLDAFRNGKDYYARIGKAWKRGYLLYGPPGTGKSTMIAAMANYLDYNIYDIELTSVATNTDLRRMFIETKGKSIIVIEDIDCSLDLTGNRSKKKPKKAPVLVPGPGPADDDVTKAPPPASEGEQSSPRDATASKVTLSGLLNFIDGLWSACGGERIIVFTTNHVERLDPALIRRGRMDKHIEMSYCCFEAFKLLARNYLAVDAHPLFDDVRALLQEVDMTPADVAELLTPKCAAAAAAEDSCLANLVKALQVAKKATTAEACGASCSIVIHDDEEVVEDE